A genomic region of Homalodisca vitripennis isolate AUS2020 chromosome 5, UT_GWSS_2.1, whole genome shotgun sequence contains the following coding sequences:
- the LOC124361960 gene encoding uncharacterized protein LOC124361960 isoform X4 — protein MRVTGYVALGTPPELDFCRLISTYEIDIPPDIVATSTPHLSDSGDLHLTFDITEVSNCPTDTELSELNKTYTKHDLSNLLQCSTVKHRSKQQRVNKRKCASVSFVEKPPNNRQCKGVAEKTVVEFGLEMLNTTRDEHVLHKINNLFCQDRFKLPMISDIQEEKLSLLGNCEDHYFQDMNRIHENSDKSANSPFPLIKICCTFPLRFLKLDKCDAVIRQFLDNVIGRNRQIRMVNLQGNNMDQNTYFAKPENSKYLLDKIMLNDYLDSELEEVHIYSDLKITGVCNIYCDLLVWKVDNTCSNFISAEFDNKKLPLERTGDENACFNFEPVCETEVTFKGIETGIASDFDLETNNDSTSFEIIQTEDDLTGPYRKAETVIACNDLDTQQLNNNGFTLNSQVGETFVNCSIDNNTSCLSLETPKVNNNISLLEEPIFNNTTLKLENADEESCFNLDTENVENSCFKFTGLSVNESVMDSINPRDKNNINDACDETMVCNSQIIQDIYSWKPTPPKKMKYALAPQLNTAEKTVLSDNESDVYWDYYETGLMNTDHFPSLDHSICYSSCDKKSISNDDYFQCKLQDDRIGEKGNNDDNSWGSEEEKHESGRVLLDYDECYGCSNSDMTWDSLNSRAVDNDSLSTDSSDIGGDNYFSVADFDNGLGHCLTTWDPNLWSQEQDRKDVSNCVDSVLLRPPTTKTQHTTVRSYECEETRVFKVNNFSTNVKSACCEESFKSTFIRKSCYNSQSSTNILRLVGMQTEDTEEEMENMSSSCSVSFTKKNNPSKLPRIYKKTINLEKKPSSINLIQNKTTAKSGNLKDSNNFRESHIKPTAKCRNAGSKLPVLNSKTLETGKLGTSHWSEKYISSKQKPKKEGSGKVNIKNPNVQLRKSIRHLKLPPIHSVPTSVTCSDSSGSDHYHDNDNMTQLGTSQDDPSKSHCHTAPNETTPRKVCRSLSDSVTLNTCRAKELSRQLEVDDVHPTDTTPYRAENYIKPIDPWRVHTHSGRARTQSEPESYDPYKSAERQMLELLEPEKNAPKLAPISPVPKSPAILSSPTSAFTKFSPIQSPSPLFISEDDNSNLTSKSSKSSENSDSPLTVTSPYDNFVSSKDSNQNPISLSTLSLCSTISIESVDSIKNGNRMGLSSSARVPEKKTPVPLRRTASAFESRRTRDPLKGKLKMEDMLYGTTNNEKERYFGSPIITGELEKGNDNHSSSGSLYKTVSDAETLNAEQELLKSMSEFEKLLSSSSSSPSPSSPPLKLFPSLVSSFPLDDMDKLESDLHISSHVGGPDSAYSRGRQ, from the exons ATGAGAGTCACCGGCTATGTGGCCCTGGGAACACCACCAGAGCTGGACTTTTGTCGGCTGATAAGTACTTACGAGATCGATATCCCACCCGATATTGTAGCTACCAGCACGCCTCATCTGTCCGACAGTGGTGACCTTCACTTGACCTTTGATATTACAGAAGTGTCTAACTGCCCTACGGACACTGAGCTATCAGAGTTGAACAAAACGTACACGAAACATGACCTAAGCAATCTTCTACAGTGTAGTACTGTAAAGCATCGTTCCAAGCAGCAAAGAGTAAACAAGAGGAAGTGTGCAAGCGTCAGTTTTGTTGAGAAGCCTCCAAATAACCGTCAGTGTAAAGGTGTGGCGGAAAAGACCGTAGTGGaatttggtcttgaaatgttaaATACGACCAGGGATGAACAcgttttacacaaaattaataatttattctgtcaAGATAGATTTAAATTACCTATGATTAGTGATATTCAAGAAGAAAAACTCAGTTTGTTAGGGAATTGTGAAGACCATTACTTTCAAGATATGAATAGAATTCATGAAAACAGTGATAAATCTGCTAACTCGCCATttccattaattaaaatatgttgtacaTTTCCTTTGCGGTTTTTAAAACTGGACAAATGCGATGCAGTAATAAGACAGTTCCTAGACAATGTAATAGGTAGGAATAGACAGATAAGAATGGTAAATCTTCAAGGTAACAATATGGATCAAAATACATACTTTGCTAAACcggaaaatagtaaatatttgttagaTAAAATTATGCTGAATGATTATTTAGACTCTGAATTGGAGGAGGTTCACATTTATTCTGACTTAAAGATAACAGGAGTTTGTAATATCTATTGTGATTTATTAGTTTGGAAAGTTGACAATACGTGTTCTAATTTCATATCAGCcgaatttgataataaaaaattacctttgGAAAGAACTGGAGATGAAAAtgcttgttttaattttgaaccagTTTGTGAAACTGAAGTAACTTTCAAAGGTATAGAGACTGGCATTGCATCTGATTTTGATTTGGAAACAAATAACGACAGTACttcttttgaaataattcaaACAGAAGATGATCTAACTGGTCCTTATCGAAAAGCAGAAACTGTCATTGCTTGTAATGATTTGGATACTCAACAACTTAATAATAATGGATTTACTTTAAACTCTCAAGTAGGtgaaacatttgtaaattgtTCGATAGATAACAATACCTCTTGTTTAAGCTTGGAAACACCAAAAGTTAACAATAATATATCTCTTTTAGAAGAACCAATATTTAACAACACTactttaaaattggaaaatgcaGATGAAGAAAGCTGTTTTAATTTGGACACAGAAAATGTTGAAAACTCCTGTTTCAAGTTCACAGGATTGTCAGTAAATGAAAGTGTAATGGACAGTATTAATCCCCgtgataaaaacaatataaatgatGCTTGTGACGAAACTATGGTTTGCAATTCTCAAATcattcaagatatatattcatgGAAACCAACGCCtcctaaaaaaatgaaatatgcaTTAGCCCCACAGCTTAATACAGCAGAGAAAACAGTGTTATCTGACAATGAATCTGACGTTTATTGGGATTATTATGAAACAGGTTTGATGAATACAGATCATTTTCCATCATTGGATCATTCAATTTGTTACAGTTCTTGTGACAAAAAAAGTATTAGTAATGATGATTATTTTCAGTGCAAGTTGCAAGATGATCGTATTGGTGAAAAAGGAAATAATGATGATAATAGTTGGGGTTCAGAAGAAGAGAAACATGAAAGTGGTAGAGTTTTACTAGACTATGATGAGTGTTATGGTTGTTCTAACAGTGATATGACTTGGGATTCTCTCAACTCTCGAGCTGTAGATAACGATAGCTTATCAACTGATAGCTCTGATATAGGAGGGGACAATTATTTCAGTGTTGCTGATTTTGACAATGGTTTAGGCCACTGCCTCACAACTTGGGACCCAAACCTGTGGTCTCAGGAACAGGATCGTAAAGATGTCTCAAACTGTGTAGATTCAGTGTTGTTAAGACCTCCTACCACTAAAACACAACATACAACTGTGAG GTCTTATGAGTGTGAAGAAACAagagtttttaaagtaaataatttctcAACAAATGTGAAATCTGCCTGTTGTGAAGAGAGTTTCAAATCAACATTCATCAGGAAGTCGTGTTATAACTCTCAAAGTAGtactaatattttgagattaGTTGGAATGCAGACGGAGGACACCGAGGAGGAAATGGAAAACATGTCTAGTTCATGTTCTGTGTCATTTACGAAAAAGAACAACCCTTCAAAACTTCCACGAATATACAAGAAGACAATCAACTTGGAGAAAAAGCCCTCCAGTATAAATTTGATACAGAATAAAACTACTGCCAAAAGCGGCAATTTGAAGGACTCAAATAATTTTAGAGAAAGCCACATTAAACCTACAGCAAAGTGTCGGAATGCTGGGTCTAAACTTCCTGTGTTGAATTCGAAGACTTTAGAAACTGGGAAGTTGGGCACTTCTCACTGGTCTGAGAAGTATATTTCGtccaaacaaaaaccaaaaaaagaagGTAGTGGAAAAGTAAACATTAAGAATCCGAACGTACAATTGCGCAAGTCGATAAGACATCTGAAACTTCCACCAATCCATTCTGTCCCAACGTCAGTGACATGTTCAGATTCAAGTGGTTCGGATCATTATCATGATAACGATAACATGACTCAGTTGGGAACATCACAAGATGACCCTTCCAAATCGCACTGTCACACAGCACCTAATGAGACGACCCCAAGAAAAGTGTGCAGATCACTCTCCGACAGTGTGACTCTTAACACGTGCCGAGCAAAGGAGCTCTCACGTCAGTTGGAAGTGGATGATGTCCACCCAACAGATACCACCCCCTATCGGGCTGAGAACTATATTAAACCCATTGATCCATGGAGGGTCCACACTCACTCTGGAAGGGCAAGAACTCAAAG TGAGCCAGAAAGTTATGACCCGTACAAGTCTGCTGAGCGTCAAATGTTGGAGCTGCTGGAACCGGAGAAGAATGCTCCAAAACTGGCTCCGATATCTCCTGTACCAAAATCACCAGCTATCCTCTCCTCCCCCACATCAGCCTTTACAAAGTTCTCACCTATCCAGTCCCCTAGCCCTCTCTTTATATCGGAGGATGACAACAGCAACCTCACTTCCAAGTCATCTAAATCCAGTGAGAATTCGGACTCTCCCTTGACAGTGACCTCACCGTACGATAATTTTGTGTCTTCTAAAGACTCCAACCAGAATCCCATCAGCCTGAGTACCCTTAGTCTGTGCTCCACCATCAGTATTGAGTCCGTGGACAGTATCAAGAATGGCAATAGAATGGGTCTGAGCAGTAGTGCCAGAGTTCCAGAGAAGAAGACACCGGTCCCTCTCAGAAGGACTGCCTCTGCGTTTGAATCCCGTAGGACTAGGGATCCCCTTAAGGGTAAATTGAAAATGGAAGATATGCTGTACGGGACAACCAATAACGAAAAGGAAAGGTATTTCGGTTCACCGATTATCACAGGTGAACTGGAAAAAGGAAACGATAATCATAGCTCATCTGGATCACTGTATAAAACAGTTTCTGATGCAGAAACTTTAAACGCGGAGCAGGAACTCTTAAAATCGATGTCCGAGTTTGAAAAGTTGTTGTCATCTTCCTCATCTTCTCCCTCTCCTTCCTCTCCACCTTTAAAACTGTTTCCTTCCTTGGTTTCCAGTTTCCCTCTGGATGACATGGACAAGCTGGAGTCAGATCTACACATAAGCAGCCATGTTGGTGGTCCAGACTCTGCATACAGCAG GGGCAGACAATAA
- the LOC124361960 gene encoding uncharacterized protein LOC124361960 isoform X5 → MRVTGYVALGTPPELDFCRLISTYEIDIPPDIVATSTPHLSDSGDLHLTFDITEVSNCPTDTELSELNKTYTKHDLSNLLQCSTVKHRSKQQRVNKRKCASVSFVEKPPNNRQCKGVAEKTVVEFGLEMLNTTRDEHVLHKINNLFCQDRFKLPMISDIQEEKLSLLGNCEDHYFQDMNRIHENSDKSANSPFPLIKICCTFPLRFLKLDKCDAVIRQFLDNVIGRNRQIRMVNLQGNNMDQNTYFAKPENSKYLLDKIMLNDYLDSELEEVHIYSDLKITGVCNIYCDLLVWKVDNTCSNFISAEFDNKKLPLERTGDENACFNFEPVCETEVTFKGIETGIASDFDLETNNDSTSFEIIQTEDDLTGPYRKAETVIACNDLDTQQLNNNGFTLNSQVGETFVNCSIDNNTSCLSLETPKVNNNISLLEEPIFNNTTLKLENADEESCFNLDTENVENSCFKFTGLSVNESVMDSINPRDKNNINDACDETMVCNSQIIQDIYSWKPTPPKKMKYALAPQLNTAEKTVLSDNESDVYWDYYETGLMNTDHFPSLDHSICYSSCDKKSISNDDYFQCKLQDDRIGEKGNNDDNSWGSEEEKHESGRVLLDYDECYGCSNSDMTWDSLNSRAVDNDSLSTDSSDIGGDNYFSVADFDNGLGHCLTTWDPNLWSQEQDRKDVSNCVDSVLLRPPTTKTQHTTVRSYECEETRVFKVNNFSTNVKSACCEESFKSTFIRKSCYNSQSSTNILRLVGMQTEDTEEEMENMSSSCSVSFTKKNNPSKLPRIYKKTINLEKKPSSINLIQNKTTAKSGNLKDSNNFRESHIKPTAKCRNAGSKLPVLNSKTLETGKLGTSHWSEKYISSKQKPKKEGSGKVNIKNPNVQLRKSIRHLKLPPIHSVPTSVTCSDSSGSDHYHDNDNMTQLGTSQDDPSKSHCHTAPNETTPRKVCRSLSDSVTLNTCRAKELSRQLEVDDVHPTDTTPYRAENYIKPIDPWRVHTHSGRARTQSFPLDDMDKLESDLHISSHVGGPDSAYSSLNRKSPVDGKQERHSSMSEAVARFSYCVVINDSCDVAALTASPRWMASRRETSQCPRRSLGSHIVLLSMIPVMLQP, encoded by the exons ATGAGAGTCACCGGCTATGTGGCCCTGGGAACACCACCAGAGCTGGACTTTTGTCGGCTGATAAGTACTTACGAGATCGATATCCCACCCGATATTGTAGCTACCAGCACGCCTCATCTGTCCGACAGTGGTGACCTTCACTTGACCTTTGATATTACAGAAGTGTCTAACTGCCCTACGGACACTGAGCTATCAGAGTTGAACAAAACGTACACGAAACATGACCTAAGCAATCTTCTACAGTGTAGTACTGTAAAGCATCGTTCCAAGCAGCAAAGAGTAAACAAGAGGAAGTGTGCAAGCGTCAGTTTTGTTGAGAAGCCTCCAAATAACCGTCAGTGTAAAGGTGTGGCGGAAAAGACCGTAGTGGaatttggtcttgaaatgttaaATACGACCAGGGATGAACAcgttttacacaaaattaataatttattctgtcaAGATAGATTTAAATTACCTATGATTAGTGATATTCAAGAAGAAAAACTCAGTTTGTTAGGGAATTGTGAAGACCATTACTTTCAAGATATGAATAGAATTCATGAAAACAGTGATAAATCTGCTAACTCGCCATttccattaattaaaatatgttgtacaTTTCCTTTGCGGTTTTTAAAACTGGACAAATGCGATGCAGTAATAAGACAGTTCCTAGACAATGTAATAGGTAGGAATAGACAGATAAGAATGGTAAATCTTCAAGGTAACAATATGGATCAAAATACATACTTTGCTAAACcggaaaatagtaaatatttgttagaTAAAATTATGCTGAATGATTATTTAGACTCTGAATTGGAGGAGGTTCACATTTATTCTGACTTAAAGATAACAGGAGTTTGTAATATCTATTGTGATTTATTAGTTTGGAAAGTTGACAATACGTGTTCTAATTTCATATCAGCcgaatttgataataaaaaattacctttgGAAAGAACTGGAGATGAAAAtgcttgttttaattttgaaccagTTTGTGAAACTGAAGTAACTTTCAAAGGTATAGAGACTGGCATTGCATCTGATTTTGATTTGGAAACAAATAACGACAGTACttcttttgaaataattcaaACAGAAGATGATCTAACTGGTCCTTATCGAAAAGCAGAAACTGTCATTGCTTGTAATGATTTGGATACTCAACAACTTAATAATAATGGATTTACTTTAAACTCTCAAGTAGGtgaaacatttgtaaattgtTCGATAGATAACAATACCTCTTGTTTAAGCTTGGAAACACCAAAAGTTAACAATAATATATCTCTTTTAGAAGAACCAATATTTAACAACACTactttaaaattggaaaatgcaGATGAAGAAAGCTGTTTTAATTTGGACACAGAAAATGTTGAAAACTCCTGTTTCAAGTTCACAGGATTGTCAGTAAATGAAAGTGTAATGGACAGTATTAATCCCCgtgataaaaacaatataaatgatGCTTGTGACGAAACTATGGTTTGCAATTCTCAAATcattcaagatatatattcatgGAAACCAACGCCtcctaaaaaaatgaaatatgcaTTAGCCCCACAGCTTAATACAGCAGAGAAAACAGTGTTATCTGACAATGAATCTGACGTTTATTGGGATTATTATGAAACAGGTTTGATGAATACAGATCATTTTCCATCATTGGATCATTCAATTTGTTACAGTTCTTGTGACAAAAAAAGTATTAGTAATGATGATTATTTTCAGTGCAAGTTGCAAGATGATCGTATTGGTGAAAAAGGAAATAATGATGATAATAGTTGGGGTTCAGAAGAAGAGAAACATGAAAGTGGTAGAGTTTTACTAGACTATGATGAGTGTTATGGTTGTTCTAACAGTGATATGACTTGGGATTCTCTCAACTCTCGAGCTGTAGATAACGATAGCTTATCAACTGATAGCTCTGATATAGGAGGGGACAATTATTTCAGTGTTGCTGATTTTGACAATGGTTTAGGCCACTGCCTCACAACTTGGGACCCAAACCTGTGGTCTCAGGAACAGGATCGTAAAGATGTCTCAAACTGTGTAGATTCAGTGTTGTTAAGACCTCCTACCACTAAAACACAACATACAACTGTGAG GTCTTATGAGTGTGAAGAAACAagagtttttaaagtaaataatttctcAACAAATGTGAAATCTGCCTGTTGTGAAGAGAGTTTCAAATCAACATTCATCAGGAAGTCGTGTTATAACTCTCAAAGTAGtactaatattttgagattaGTTGGAATGCAGACGGAGGACACCGAGGAGGAAATGGAAAACATGTCTAGTTCATGTTCTGTGTCATTTACGAAAAAGAACAACCCTTCAAAACTTCCACGAATATACAAGAAGACAATCAACTTGGAGAAAAAGCCCTCCAGTATAAATTTGATACAGAATAAAACTACTGCCAAAAGCGGCAATTTGAAGGACTCAAATAATTTTAGAGAAAGCCACATTAAACCTACAGCAAAGTGTCGGAATGCTGGGTCTAAACTTCCTGTGTTGAATTCGAAGACTTTAGAAACTGGGAAGTTGGGCACTTCTCACTGGTCTGAGAAGTATATTTCGtccaaacaaaaaccaaaaaaagaagGTAGTGGAAAAGTAAACATTAAGAATCCGAACGTACAATTGCGCAAGTCGATAAGACATCTGAAACTTCCACCAATCCATTCTGTCCCAACGTCAGTGACATGTTCAGATTCAAGTGGTTCGGATCATTATCATGATAACGATAACATGACTCAGTTGGGAACATCACAAGATGACCCTTCCAAATCGCACTGTCACACAGCACCTAATGAGACGACCCCAAGAAAAGTGTGCAGATCACTCTCCGACAGTGTGACTCTTAACACGTGCCGAGCAAAGGAGCTCTCACGTCAGTTGGAAGTGGATGATGTCCACCCAACAGATACCACCCCCTATCGGGCTGAGAACTATATTAAACCCATTGATCCATGGAGGGTCCACACTCACTCTGGAAGGGCAAGAACTCAAAG TTTCCCTCTGGATGACATGGACAAGCTGGAGTCAGATCTACACATAAGCAGCCATGTTGGTGGTCCAGACTCTGCATACAGCAG CCTTAACCGCAAGTCCCCGGTGGATGGCAAGCAGGAGAGACACTCCTCAATGTCCGAGGCGGTCGCTAGGTTCTCATATTGTGTTGTTATCAATGATTCCTGTGATGTTGCAGCCTTAACCGCAAGTCCCCGGTGGATGGCAAGCAGGAGAGAGACTTCTCAATGTCCGAGGCGGTCGCTAGGTTCTCATATTGTGTTGTTATCAATGATTCCTGTGATGTTGCAGCCTTAA
- the LOC124361960 gene encoding uncharacterized protein LOC124361960 isoform X7: MRVTGYVALGTPPELDFCRLISTYEIDIPPDIVATSTPHLSDSGDLHLTFDITEVSNCPTDTELSELNKTYTKHDLSNLLQCSTVKHRSKQQRVNKRKCASVSFVEKPPNNRQCKGVAEKTVVEFGLEMLNTTRDEHVLHKINNLFCQDRFKLPMISDIQEEKLSLLGNCEDHYFQDMNRIHENSDKSANSPFPLIKICCTFPLRFLKLDKCDAVIRQFLDNVIGRNRQIRMVNLQGNNMDQNTYFAKPENSKYLLDKIMLNDYLDSELEEVHIYSDLKITGVCNIYCDLLVWKVDNTCSNFISAEFDNKKLPLERTGDENACFNFEPVCETEVTFKGIETGIASDFDLETNNDSTSFEIIQTEDDLTGPYRKAETVIACNDLDTQQLNNNGFTLNSQVGETFVNCSIDNNTSCLSLETPKVNNNISLLEEPIFNNTTLKLENADEESCFNLDTENVENSCFKFTGLSVNESVMDSINPRDKNNINDACDETMVCNSQIIQDIYSWKPTPPKKMKYALAPQLNTAEKTVLSDNESDVYWDYYETGLMNTDHFPSLDHSICYSSCDKKSISNDDYFQCKLQDDRIGEKGNNDDNSWGSEEEKHESGRVLLDYDECYGCSNSDMTWDSLNSRAVDNDSLSTDSSDIGGDNYFSVADFDNGLGHCLTTWDPNLWSQEQDRKDVSNCVDSVLLRPPTTKTQHTTVRSYECEETRVFKVNNFSTNVKSACCEESFKSTFIRKSCYNSQSSTNILRLVGMQTEDTEEEMENMSSSCSVSFTKKNNPSKLPRIYKKTINLEKKPSSINLIQNKTTAKSGNLKDSNNFRESHIKPTAKCRNAGSKLPVLNSKTLETGKLGTSHWSEKYISSKQKPKKEGSGKVNIKNPNVQLRKSIRHLKLPPIHSVPTSVTCSDSSGSDHYHDNDNMTQLGTSQDDPSKSHCHTAPNETTPRKVCRSLSDSVTLNTCRAKELSRQLEVDDVHPTDTTPYRAENYIKPIDPWRVHTHSGRARTQSFPLDDMDKLESDLHISSHVGGPDSAYSSLNRKSPVGGEQERDSSMSEAVPRF, translated from the exons ATGAGAGTCACCGGCTATGTGGCCCTGGGAACACCACCAGAGCTGGACTTTTGTCGGCTGATAAGTACTTACGAGATCGATATCCCACCCGATATTGTAGCTACCAGCACGCCTCATCTGTCCGACAGTGGTGACCTTCACTTGACCTTTGATATTACAGAAGTGTCTAACTGCCCTACGGACACTGAGCTATCAGAGTTGAACAAAACGTACACGAAACATGACCTAAGCAATCTTCTACAGTGTAGTACTGTAAAGCATCGTTCCAAGCAGCAAAGAGTAAACAAGAGGAAGTGTGCAAGCGTCAGTTTTGTTGAGAAGCCTCCAAATAACCGTCAGTGTAAAGGTGTGGCGGAAAAGACCGTAGTGGaatttggtcttgaaatgttaaATACGACCAGGGATGAACAcgttttacacaaaattaataatttattctgtcaAGATAGATTTAAATTACCTATGATTAGTGATATTCAAGAAGAAAAACTCAGTTTGTTAGGGAATTGTGAAGACCATTACTTTCAAGATATGAATAGAATTCATGAAAACAGTGATAAATCTGCTAACTCGCCATttccattaattaaaatatgttgtacaTTTCCTTTGCGGTTTTTAAAACTGGACAAATGCGATGCAGTAATAAGACAGTTCCTAGACAATGTAATAGGTAGGAATAGACAGATAAGAATGGTAAATCTTCAAGGTAACAATATGGATCAAAATACATACTTTGCTAAACcggaaaatagtaaatatttgttagaTAAAATTATGCTGAATGATTATTTAGACTCTGAATTGGAGGAGGTTCACATTTATTCTGACTTAAAGATAACAGGAGTTTGTAATATCTATTGTGATTTATTAGTTTGGAAAGTTGACAATACGTGTTCTAATTTCATATCAGCcgaatttgataataaaaaattacctttgGAAAGAACTGGAGATGAAAAtgcttgttttaattttgaaccagTTTGTGAAACTGAAGTAACTTTCAAAGGTATAGAGACTGGCATTGCATCTGATTTTGATTTGGAAACAAATAACGACAGTACttcttttgaaataattcaaACAGAAGATGATCTAACTGGTCCTTATCGAAAAGCAGAAACTGTCATTGCTTGTAATGATTTGGATACTCAACAACTTAATAATAATGGATTTACTTTAAACTCTCAAGTAGGtgaaacatttgtaaattgtTCGATAGATAACAATACCTCTTGTTTAAGCTTGGAAACACCAAAAGTTAACAATAATATATCTCTTTTAGAAGAACCAATATTTAACAACACTactttaaaattggaaaatgcaGATGAAGAAAGCTGTTTTAATTTGGACACAGAAAATGTTGAAAACTCCTGTTTCAAGTTCACAGGATTGTCAGTAAATGAAAGTGTAATGGACAGTATTAATCCCCgtgataaaaacaatataaatgatGCTTGTGACGAAACTATGGTTTGCAATTCTCAAATcattcaagatatatattcatgGAAACCAACGCCtcctaaaaaaatgaaatatgcaTTAGCCCCACAGCTTAATACAGCAGAGAAAACAGTGTTATCTGACAATGAATCTGACGTTTATTGGGATTATTATGAAACAGGTTTGATGAATACAGATCATTTTCCATCATTGGATCATTCAATTTGTTACAGTTCTTGTGACAAAAAAAGTATTAGTAATGATGATTATTTTCAGTGCAAGTTGCAAGATGATCGTATTGGTGAAAAAGGAAATAATGATGATAATAGTTGGGGTTCAGAAGAAGAGAAACATGAAAGTGGTAGAGTTTTACTAGACTATGATGAGTGTTATGGTTGTTCTAACAGTGATATGACTTGGGATTCTCTCAACTCTCGAGCTGTAGATAACGATAGCTTATCAACTGATAGCTCTGATATAGGAGGGGACAATTATTTCAGTGTTGCTGATTTTGACAATGGTTTAGGCCACTGCCTCACAACTTGGGACCCAAACCTGTGGTCTCAGGAACAGGATCGTAAAGATGTCTCAAACTGTGTAGATTCAGTGTTGTTAAGACCTCCTACCACTAAAACACAACATACAACTGTGAG GTCTTATGAGTGTGAAGAAACAagagtttttaaagtaaataatttctcAACAAATGTGAAATCTGCCTGTTGTGAAGAGAGTTTCAAATCAACATTCATCAGGAAGTCGTGTTATAACTCTCAAAGTAGtactaatattttgagattaGTTGGAATGCAGACGGAGGACACCGAGGAGGAAATGGAAAACATGTCTAGTTCATGTTCTGTGTCATTTACGAAAAAGAACAACCCTTCAAAACTTCCACGAATATACAAGAAGACAATCAACTTGGAGAAAAAGCCCTCCAGTATAAATTTGATACAGAATAAAACTACTGCCAAAAGCGGCAATTTGAAGGACTCAAATAATTTTAGAGAAAGCCACATTAAACCTACAGCAAAGTGTCGGAATGCTGGGTCTAAACTTCCTGTGTTGAATTCGAAGACTTTAGAAACTGGGAAGTTGGGCACTTCTCACTGGTCTGAGAAGTATATTTCGtccaaacaaaaaccaaaaaaagaagGTAGTGGAAAAGTAAACATTAAGAATCCGAACGTACAATTGCGCAAGTCGATAAGACATCTGAAACTTCCACCAATCCATTCTGTCCCAACGTCAGTGACATGTTCAGATTCAAGTGGTTCGGATCATTATCATGATAACGATAACATGACTCAGTTGGGAACATCACAAGATGACCCTTCCAAATCGCACTGTCACACAGCACCTAATGAGACGACCCCAAGAAAAGTGTGCAGATCACTCTCCGACAGTGTGACTCTTAACACGTGCCGAGCAAAGGAGCTCTCACGTCAGTTGGAAGTGGATGATGTCCACCCAACAGATACCACCCCCTATCGGGCTGAGAACTATATTAAACCCATTGATCCATGGAGGGTCCACACTCACTCTGGAAGGGCAAGAACTCAAAG TTTCCCTCTGGATGACATGGACAAGCTGGAGTCAGATCTACACATAAGCAGCCATGTTGGTGGTCCAGACTCTGCATACAGCAG CCTTAACCGCAAGTCCCCGGTGGGTGGCGAGCAGGAGAGAGACTCCTCAATGTCCGAGGCAGTTCCTAGGTTCTGA